The DNA window CATTTAATCAATCTCTAAATAATTGGGATACCTCTAAAGTGGAAGATATGGGCTGGATGTTTGCAGCATGTGTGAACTTCAATCAGCGATTAGATAGCTGGAACACTTCAAAGGTAAAAGATATGTCCTTTATGTTTCATTACATTCCGGTTTTTAATCAGGATATAGGCGGATGGAATACCTCAGCGGTAACTACTATGACCCATATGTTTCACGGATGCCTTGTCTTCAATCAGCCTCTTAACTGGAATACTTCACTGGTTACCAAAACTGATTTTATGTTTAATGGCTCTACTCTGTTTAATCAATCTTTGGGAAACTGGAATCTCAGCTCCCTATCTGAAGCTTCAGGAATGCTCACTAATACGGGACTCAGTTGTGACAATTACAGTAAGACTCTTTCCGGTTGGGCAGACAATCCTACTACTCCAAATAATATACCTCTCTCTTCAGTAGCTCCACTACAGTATGCCTCCAATGCCGTTGGTAAAAGAAATATTCTGATCGGTAAGGGTTGGAGCATGTCGGGAGATACAGCAGGCAACTGTTTATTATCAGTCTCTGATGTTCACACAGATGTTCAGAATTCATCCATATATCCTAATCCTGCGGAAGACAATCTGCATATCAGACATGTACACGACACCAAAAGCTATAAAATAATAGATACAAGTGGCAGACTGATACAACAGAATGTTCTTAATACAGATATGATCAACGTGAGTTCCTTAACAAAAGGAAATTATATACTACAGATTACTACGAAAAATAAAACGGAATCGTTTAAGTTTATTAAAAAATAACATAAAGCCTCACTAATTAAGTGAGGCCTTTTTATTTAAATAATTTTTACTTATCGTATTGATTAGGATGCTGAGCTTTAATATCATCTACTGTTCCTAAAACTTTATCTTTTAAAGAATCTTGATATTGTTGTAGCCTTTGGGCAACCTGTTCATCGCCACTACCTAAAATTTTAGCAGCTAGAATCCCTGCATTTAAAGCACCGTTTAGTGCTACAGTAGCGACAGGAATTCCACCTGGCATTTGAAGAATTGACAATACGGAATCCCATCCGTCAATTGAATTGCTGGAAAGAATAGGAACTCCGATTACAGGAAGCGTAGTGCAGCTCGCAACCATTCCGGGAAGATGAGCAGCTCCTCCAGCTCCGGCTATTATTACTTTTAGTCCTCTTTCTTTTGCTGTTTTAGCATAATCGAACATTCTTTCCGGTGTTCTGTGAGCCGAAACCACTGTAAGCTCATAAGGAATATTGAGGCTTTTCAGAAAATTTGCCGCTTGTTCCATGATCGGCAAGTCGCTTTGACTTCCCATAATAATTCCTACCATCTTCAATTTTATTAGATTTTCAAAGATAAAAATTAAAATCTGTTTTTTAAAATTACTGCTACCATGAAATCCAAACTGCTTCCTAATTGTTATTCTGGCGAAATAAAGAGGGTGACATCCCATTTGATTTTTTAAAGAATCTATTAAGATGACTCTTATCTGTAAAACCAAATTCATCTGCTATCTCATTAATCCTCATATCACTGTATTTCAACCGATTTTCAATGAGTTTCATTCTATACTGAGCAATATATTCAGTGAATGCTTTTCCAGTCTGATTTTTAAAGTAACGTCCAACATAAGTAACGGATATTCCAAAAACTTTACTGATATTATCAGCAGATAGCTTTTCAGGATGATAAATATTTTCATGGACATATTGAATAATATGAGCAGCTTTGTCATCTGTTTTTTCACCAACCTTAAGATTTGTTTTCTGCAAAAGATTACGGGAAACAATAACCAAAACGGAATGTACCAATAAATGGGTTACTTCACGTTCATAAATTCTCATCCCATCTTTTTCGAGCAACAGACTTTGCATAATATGTTTTATCATAAGGTTATCTCCTTTATGGTCAATAATACAACCCTGAAAACCATTTGCATTAAAAAAACGCTGTTCAATTTGCTGTAAAAAAGAAGAAGCCAACTGATTCGTACTAAAAAAAATACGATTAAACCTGATAAAAAACAATTGTGTTTTTGCTTTAAATCTAAAATAGTGGACATCATCCGGCATTAACAAGAAAAGATCTCCTTCCTTATAAGAAAACTTATTTCCATTAATGTTCTGAGTTCCGGTTCCTGACACAATATAAACCAGTTCAAAGAAACTAACCCCGTGCTCTCCTCTGGGGCAAGCATCTATTGGTTCTTTTAAATCAAGTTCAAAAGGTTCATTCAGATAATCTTTCTTCACAGCAACAATATACTCTTTAATGATGTAAAAATACAACATTTTAACCATATGAATTTTTCAACTTTGTATTATAATTAAATGATAATAACGAACAAAAAATCAACATTAAAAAATGAAAGCACAAGTATTAGAACAATTTGGAAAACCTTTGGTATTAAAAGAAATAAACAAACCGGAACCAAAAGACCATGAAGTTTTAGTTAAAATAAAAGCGAGTGGGCTTAACCCCTTAGATGTTAAAATAAAAAATGGACAGGCTGCTCATGCTGAAGCTGCCCTACCTATGATATTAAGCTTGGATATGGCCGGTGTTGTAGAGGAAGTAGGAAAAGATGTTCACAATTTTAAAGTAGGTGATGAGGTATTTGGTTTGGTAGGAGGGGTCTCGGATCTTCAGGGAACTTTAGCTGAATATATTGCAGCAGATGCTGACTTGCTGGCATTAAAACCAAAAAATATTTCATTCTACGAAGCTGCGGCAACACCTTTGGTATTTATCACAGCCTGGGAAGCATTGGTAGATCAGATGAATATTCAACAGAACCAAACTGTTTTAATTCATGGCGGTAGTGGTGGTGTAGGCCATGTAGCCATACAAATTGCAAAAGCAAAAGGAGCAAAAGTATATACCACTGTTGCACCCTATCAGGTTGAATCAATAAAAAAATATGGTGCTGAATCCATTGATTACCAAAGTTTATCCGTAGAAGATTATGTAGAAACATATACCAATGGAGTTGGATTTGATGCTATTCTTGATACCGTTGGGGGCAATGTTCTTGAAAGTTCTTTTAAAGCTGTAAAAAGATATTCAGGGCACGTTGCAAGTATTTTAGGTTGGGGCAGTCAGAACCTCGCGCCACTTTCTTTCCGTAATGGAACCTATTCAGGAGTATTCTCTTTATACCCATTGTTATCCGGTAAAAGCAGAAAACACTTCGGAAAAATATTAAATGAAGCTGTTGAGCTTTTTGAACAAGAAAAACTAAAAATAATACTTCATCCGATCGCTTATACATTAGAAAACGCAAATGAAGCATATACCGATTTAGAAAATAAAAAAACCACAGGAAAATTGGTTATTGAAATTCATTAAATAGGGATTTCAATAAAAAAGATTAGCACGAAATTCAATTCAAAATAAATATCTTTGTGTTCCATTTCACATCTATATTTTGAAAGATTATAAACTCTTTTTTGCTATCGTTACAGTTGCTATTGTTTGGGGAACAACATTTTTGGCAATCCGGGTCGCCGTACAAACAATACCTGCCTGGTTCGTAGCAGGAATACGTCAGTTTTTAGCATCCCTTATCATGCTTTCGATCCTTCTTTACAGAAAAGAATTTAAATGGATAGGATGGAAAAATCTAAAATATCAGATTATTTTCTCTACATTAATGCTTGTGATTGCTAACGGGATGACCACTGTAGCTGAAGAAACGGTATCTAGCAGTCTTGCTTCATTAATAAGTGCCTCCTCTCCTATTCTTGTTTTTTTAGGCAGTGTCGCTATTGGCTTACAAAAGTTTAGCTTTAAAGCTTTTCTGGGTGTATTAATGTGTTTCGGCGGAATTCTTTTTATCTTTTGGGATGGTCTTAAAGATCTTGCTAATCCAGATTACAGAATGGGAATCCTCTTCCTGTTCTGTGCTATTTCCGGATGGGCCTCAGGTACTATTTTTACCAAGAAACTAAATATCCAAAGTGGAAATATTTCACTGAATCTCTTTTATCAGTTTGCCTTTGCCGGAATTATTCAGATTATTTTTGCTTTTTTATTTTCACAAGATTATAATTTTGGAAATTGGAGTATCAAAAGTATTTCAGCCATGCTTTATTTATCTGTTTTCGGTTCAGTAGCCGCATTTTTTGCTTTTCATTTTGCCCTTACCAGGGTTTCACCTGTTCAGGTTTCTATTCTGGCATATTTTAATACGATCATCGCAATATTTTTAGGCTGGCTCATTCTTAATGAGAGTATTTCTTTTAAATTCATCATTGCTGCTGTTTTAATTATTTTCGGTGTCTTTATCATCAATTATAAACCCGAAATGTTTAAAAGACAAAAAATTCAGGATTCCTAAAGAATATTCCCCCAAGTCGAGACGCCTTTATTTTAGTTGACAAGAAAAGTATATCTTGAATTAGATTTTTATTTACAGTTCTTTTCAAGGGATATCTTTCTTTCGGGACTATCTATCGATTCCTATTCCCTCATGTATTATTCAGAAGATTTTCAATCAATTAACCTATATTGATAATATAATTTCAACCAGCTGACGCTATTATTTTTAGTTTATTTTCATTAAATTAGATCAGGTGAAAATCATGAATTTTGGCCTTTCATTTTATACCAACGAATCAATAATTAAACTAATTAAAAAACGGACCAGCCGAACACCGTATTTCAAAGTAGGCAACAAAAACACACTTAGATTATGCCCAATTTATTAAAATCATTTAGAAACTCAGTAAAACACTGGTATATCCCACTTATTTTAGGGATTCTCTTTATTGTCTGTGGAATTTATGTATTTTCATCTCCCGTTGAAACTTATTTAGCATTATCCGTTCTTTTCAGTGTATCGTTTATCGTCTCAGGAATTTCGGATATATTTTTCTCTCTTAATAACGCCAAATTTTTAAATGGATGGGGCTTATATCTGGTCACAGGGCTACTCTCCCTCATTATGGGAATCTATCTAGTTTCCTATCCTCATATTTCAATGAGCGTTCTTCCTTTTATAGTAGGATTTACCGTTATGTTCCGTTCTTTTCAGTTATTAGGAATTTCGTTTGACCTAAAAGATGCCCATGTACTTAAATGGGGAAACCTGGCTATTTTTAGTATTTTAGGTATTATATTATCTTTTATGCTTTTGGCTAACCCTATATTCTCTGGTATCTCACTAGTTGTTTTAACTGGTTTATCTTTCATTTTTGTAGGAATTGCTTCCGTAATCCTAGCATTCAATTTGAAGAAAATAAAAGACTACCCCAGCAAACTCAGCAGTGAATTGAAGGAAAAAATAGAATCGCTTCAAAATGAAATTAATGACAGAATGAAATAAAGAAGCTTAAAATAAAAAAAGACTGCTTTTCGGCAGTCTTTTATCTTTATCGTTAAGCAATCACTTTTACCATTCCTTTTATCATTATCAACTTTTCCATCAGTTCTTCTTTCGAGTCAGCCAGCACATTAATGTGTCCCATTTTCCTTCCTGATTTGGTCTCTGTTTTTCCATAAAGATGAACATAGGTTTTTGGAAGCTTTAAAACCTCATCCATTCCTTCATAGATCACTTTTCCAGCATAACCTTCAGCTCCTACCAGATTGAGCATCCCACTATATCCAAAAGCATCCGTATCTGCTAAAGGTAAATTTTTAACCACCCGGTACATTTGTTCAAATTGTGAATTTGCATTTCCCTCCTGACTTTGATGTCCGGAATTATGTAATCTTGGTGCTGTTTCATTTACCCATACTTTGCCATCCTTATCTAAGAACAATTCTATAGCAAAAAGTCCTGGAGAATTAACAGCATTTAAAAATTTCTCAGTGATCAGATTAATCTGCCTTTCAATATCCTCGTTAAGAAAAACCGGGCAAATATTAAAATCTAACAGATTTAATTTCGGATCAGCAACCATCTCTGTAACCGGAAAAGTCTTGGTCTCTCCTTTTTCATTTCTGGCAACAATCACAGAAAGTTCTTTATCAATATCAACAAGACTTTCTATTACAGATGCCTCTTTCCATAAATGTTGATAATCTGCTTCTGTTTTAATGACCTGAACACCTTTTCCATCATAACCACCCGTATTCATTTTCTGAACAAAAGGTAATGACATCATAATTTTTTCATCACTATTCCATACCACCTGAAATTCGGGACTTGGAATATCGTGAGCTTTATAAAATTCCTTCTGAAGGATTTTCTGTTGAATGGTTTTAATGATTTTAGAATTCGGAACGACTTTTACCCCTTGGTTTTCAAGCTCTGCCAATGCCTCAGCATTTACATGTTCAATTTCTATTGTGACAACGTCTTTATCCTTACCAAAATTCAGGACTGTTTCATAATCATTGAAATTTCCCTGTGTAAAATTCGAAATATTGTGACAAGGTGCATCAGAAGCAGGATCCAGAGTATAAAAGTCATCGTCATAATTCAGTGCACTCTGTATCAACATTCTTCCGAGTTGTCCACCTCCTAAAATTCCTATTTTCATTCTATTTTAATTAGATATATTCAATTAAGTATTAATAATCGTTCACCATTTATAATGATAATAGTACGATACATATTCGTCTGTTTAAGACTTTGCAAAGATAAAAATTTTATATCCTACTACCTAAATTTTCACTTTATTCAAATATACTCTAAAATAAGAGGGCCGGCTTTTCAAGCCGGCCCTCTTATTAGGTTATACTTTATCTATTTTCAGATATCCCAGTCCCATTGGATTTTTCTGATCTTCCGTATCTGATTTCTCTAAAACAATAGAATATTTTTCTTTCATTTTTTGTGGAAGAATATCATTGACATTAAAAATATCATCAATATCTACTCCGTGCTTATCATCAACGTGGCTTACTGCACCTTCAAACCCCATTGTCTTATAAAACTCTGTATCTTTTACTCTTTTCACAATCTCCCCCATTGATCGTCCTACCATCAGGTGCTGCTCATGAAACTCTTCGAAAAAGCCTTTTTTATATCCACCCAGGTTTATAAAGTATAATTGATTTTCAGAAACAGAGTCTCTTTTTTCAACAATTTTCACTTCATATCCGTCTGCAAACTTCACTTCCTGATGACAGTCGATATGTATTTTACCATCAGCCTCTTTCCAGAAATCCTTCATATCCGGAACGAGGTCTTTTAAACTTTCTGCTATACCAAAGAATACATCGTGCTGTTCAATATTCCTTCCTGGAGGTGTAGCACCAAGGATAACATAGAATAATTTCATTTCCATTTTTTTATTCACACAAAAATACGTCAAATTTATCTTTTTGAAAGTTTGGCAGAAAACGGCAATAGTTTTATATTTGTATTCATGTCAGAAATCATTATTCTCTTTCTTGGAGCAATTTCGGCCGGCCTGTTAGGCTCGCTTACCGGTTTAGGAGGAGGAGTTATCATTATCCCTTTGTTGACACTGGGTTTCGGTGTTCCTATGCATTACGCAATCGGAGCTTCTTTAATATCTGTAGTAGGTACTTCCTCTGGAGCTGCTGTAGCTTTCGTTAAAGAAGGTTTTACCAATATGAGAATTGGAATGTTCCTTGAAATTGCCACTACGGCCGGAGCCATCGTTGGAGCTCTTGTCTCAGGAATTCTTAATCCCAATACCATCGGAATTATTTTCGCCAGTATCCTTCTGCTTACTGTAATTCTTAATATTAAAGGAAAACCTGATCATCAGGAACCTTTGATAAAAGGAAGCTTAGAAGATAAACTTAAGTTGTATGGAACTTTCCCCGATAAAGGGGTAATTAAAAATTATTCAGCGAGAAATACTATTCCTGGATTTTTTATGATGATGTTTGCCGGTGCAATGTCTGGGCTTTTAGGAATTGGTTCAGGTGCATTGAAAGTATTGGCAATGGATAATATGATGAAACTGCCTTTCAAAGTTTCAACTACGACCAGTAACTTTATGATTGGGGTAACTGCTGTAGCCAGTTCTTTAATTTATTTTCAGAGAGGTGAAATTATCCCTGTTATTGTAGCTCCTGTGTTAGTAGGTGTTGTAGTAGGAAGTTTTATAGGATCTAAAACATTAATGGTTTCTAAAACAAAAAAATTAAAAGTATTTTTTGCTATTGTAATTACTATCCTTTCACTTTATATGATGTATAACGGTATAAATCAAAGTTTCCGATGAGAAAGAATTTCACAGATGTTGATTTGAACCGTTCGGTAGGAAACCTTTTAAGACTTGGGGTTATTCTATCCGTAATTATATCTCTTATAGGATTTATAAAATTATTCCTTGAAGGCTTTAAAATGCCTAAAAACTATTCCTCTTTAGAAACAGGATCTTCTTCAGAAAAAGTATGGAGTCAGCTTTGGGATTCTTTATGCAAAGGCGAAGGCATGGCTATTATCCAGCTTGGGATTCTTGTGCTAATCTTCACTCCTTTAATGAGAATTGTTTTTGCATTGATAGGTTATCTAAAAGAAAAAGATTACGTTTATGTCGTAATCTCATCTATTGTTTTAGCCATTATGGCAATCAGTTTCTTTACAGGTTATGCTCACTAAATTTTACATTTCATAAAATTCCAGAGGAAGTTGGTCCGGATCCTGGGTAAAGAAAAATTCTTTCCCTGTAAATTCATCAATACGAATTCCCTCACAATTGAGACCTTTTTCAATGAGCTCCTGACGTTTCTCATTAACGTTCTCTACAGAAAACGCAAGATGCCTTAATCCACATGATTCAGGGCGTGATGGCCTTTTTGGCGGATCAGGAAATGAGAAAAGCTCTATGACATAATGATCTCCAATAGCAAGATCCAATTTATAAGACTTCCTTTCTTCACGGTATACTTCGCGTATCATATTCAATCCTAAAATCTCTGTATAAAATTTCTTTGAAACATCGTAATTCGAGCCGATAATAGCTATATGGTGAATTTTCATTTTTAAATTATTTGATATTTTCACAATTCTCCTTCCTTCTTGTATCAATAATATACTGAATTTTCCACTTATCATTCTGTTTTACCAATTGAAAACTATTGGCTCCACAATGTGAAAATTTCCCTTTATAATAAAACTGATATGGAGTGAATACACTCGCCAGTTCTCCATCAACATGAATAGATTCTACAATTATCCTCTCATCTAGGTCACCTTTTGAAGCTTTAGAGATCGTAGATATAAAATCATTAATACTATCTGTTTTTACAACCCCACCCTTTGTGATAGTCTGTAGAACTGCGGTTTCAGCAAAAGTTGATTTTAGTAAATTTGGATCTGCATTTTTCATCGCTGAAAAAAGATCCCGGATAGGTTTTTCAATGTCCTTATTTTCAGATCCCTGCCCAAAACAGAAAGAACTAAAAAACATAGCAATAACAAATATTCTATTGATCATATTTTCTCATAGTTTAATTGATTAAAAATAAGAAAAATACCTTTTAAACAAACCTGATTTAAACTAAAAAAAGCCAATTTAATTTGAATTCTTGTAAAAATAAGCTACTTTTATCAACCTATTCTAAGAGATATGTGGAGTGCTTACCTGATTTTAATTGGTTTACTGATCCTGTTAACATTATTACCCAAAATTCAAAATCAGCATTGGATATTTCGGGTTCCTGAATTTGGGAAAATTCAAATCACATATTTTATTGTTATTACCTTCATTTTAGGCTTTTTCTTGGAGTCTTCTGAAAAATTTTGGTATTTCCAGAGTGCCCTATTAATTCTATTTGTTCATCATGGTTCTATTCTTGTAAAATACACTCCGCTCTATAAGGTTAAAAAACATCGTCAACATAATCATTCGTCCCAAAAAATACATTTTGTTTCTGCCAATGTTTATCAGTTCAACACTGATTACAATAGATTCGTTGAACTTATTGAAAAAAGCAAACCGGAGATATTCATGACTATGGAAAGCAATGGTGGTTGGGAGAAAGCATTAAGAATTCTCGAAAAAGATTATCCTTACACTCATAAAGTGACTTTAGAAAACACTTATGGGATGCATTTTTATTCTAAAATCAAAATCAAAAATGCTGTAACACATTATTTCGTTGCTGATGATATTCCAAGCATTGAAATATCCTTGGAAACCGAAGATGGCTTTTCTTTTGTTTTTTTTGGAGTTCATCCACCACCGCCAAGTCCTACGGAAGAAGAAACATCAAAAGAAAGAGATGGTGATCTTTTAAGTATTGCAAAACGAGTAAAAGACATCAAAATTCCAGTTATTGTTGTTGGTGATTTCAATAATGTTGCCTGGTCAAAATCATCTATATTATTCAGAAAAACCAGTCACCTTATCGATCCAAGAATCGGACGTGCCTTTGTTTCTACCTTTCATGCAAAATATCGTTTATTAAGATTTCCGATCGACTTAATGTTTCACAGTGAAGACATTTTTATTAAAGATCTTAAAACCCTGGAAAATTTTGGCTCAGATCATTTACCAGTCTATTGTGAGTTTTTTATAGATCATCATAATGACGGGCAGGAGGAAAGAATTGAAGATGCGACTTTAGAAGAAAAAGCGGAAGCAGAAGAAATGATTCAGGAAGGAA is part of the Chryseobacterium paludis genome and encodes:
- a CDS encoding BspA family leucine-rich repeat surface protein encodes the protein MYKKILVLSLFFFLGHIIKAQDEFTTIWQPNMPNTTPLINIDAPYPAGQNQIWFPGIGENYTISWEEVGYPQHNGVMNNVTSVKQVLIDFGNSLNSDIASATYRVKVSDGNGTFKQIRFGECQIINVTDSYVLIWNMFGSSDKITEIEKWGNISWTSMNSAFVHCRLLQLTAPDSPNLNNVTDVSFMFYNAHNFLGASSMQNWDTSGIENFKFMFARMNDYPQAIDLFNSPYLNSWNMSSAKNLNNMFSGRNAFNQSLNNWDTSKVEDMGWMFAACVNFNQRLDSWNTSKVKDMSFMFHYIPVFNQDIGGWNTSAVTTMTHMFHGCLVFNQPLNWNTSLVTKTDFMFNGSTLFNQSLGNWNLSSLSEASGMLTNTGLSCDNYSKTLSGWADNPTTPNNIPLSSVAPLQYASNAVGKRNILIGKGWSMSGDTAGNCLLSVSDVHTDVQNSSIYPNPAEDNLHIRHVHDTKSYKIIDTSGRLIQQNVLNTDMINVSSLTKGNYILQITTKNKTESFKFIKK
- the purE gene encoding 5-(carboxyamino)imidazole ribonucleotide mutase; this translates as MVGIIMGSQSDLPIMEQAANFLKSLNIPYELTVVSAHRTPERMFDYAKTAKERGLKVIIAGAGGAAHLPGMVASCTTLPVIGVPILSSNSIDGWDSVLSILQMPGGIPVATVALNGALNAGILAAKILGSGDEQVAQRLQQYQDSLKDKVLGTVDDIKAQHPNQYDK
- a CDS encoding AraC family transcriptional regulator, which encodes MLYFYIIKEYIVAVKKDYLNEPFELDLKEPIDACPRGEHGVSFFELVYIVSGTGTQNINGNKFSYKEGDLFLLMPDDVHYFRFKAKTQLFFIRFNRIFFSTNQLASSFLQQIEQRFFNANGFQGCIIDHKGDNLMIKHIMQSLLLEKDGMRIYEREVTHLLVHSVLVIVSRNLLQKTNLKVGEKTDDKAAHIIQYVHENIYHPEKLSADNISKVFGISVTYVGRYFKNQTGKAFTEYIAQYRMKLIENRLKYSDMRINEIADEFGFTDKSHLNRFFKKSNGMSPSLFRQNNN
- a CDS encoding zinc-dependent alcohol dehydrogenase family protein — encoded protein: MKAQVLEQFGKPLVLKEINKPEPKDHEVLVKIKASGLNPLDVKIKNGQAAHAEAALPMILSLDMAGVVEEVGKDVHNFKVGDEVFGLVGGVSDLQGTLAEYIAADADLLALKPKNISFYEAAATPLVFITAWEALVDQMNIQQNQTVLIHGGSGGVGHVAIQIAKAKGAKVYTTVAPYQVESIKKYGAESIDYQSLSVEDYVETYTNGVGFDAILDTVGGNVLESSFKAVKRYSGHVASILGWGSQNLAPLSFRNGTYSGVFSLYPLLSGKSRKHFGKILNEAVELFEQEKLKIILHPIAYTLENANEAYTDLENKKTTGKLVIEIH
- a CDS encoding DMT family transporter; amino-acid sequence: MKDYKLFFAIVTVAIVWGTTFLAIRVAVQTIPAWFVAGIRQFLASLIMLSILLYRKEFKWIGWKNLKYQIIFSTLMLVIANGMTTVAEETVSSSLASLISASSPILVFLGSVAIGLQKFSFKAFLGVLMCFGGILFIFWDGLKDLANPDYRMGILFLFCAISGWASGTIFTKKLNIQSGNISLNLFYQFAFAGIIQIIFAFLFSQDYNFGNWSIKSISAMLYLSVFGSVAAFFAFHFALTRVSPVQVSILAYFNTIIAIFLGWLILNESISFKFIIAAVLIIFGVFIINYKPEMFKRQKIQDS
- a CDS encoding HdeD family acid-resistance protein, with the translated sequence MPNLLKSFRNSVKHWYIPLILGILFIVCGIYVFSSPVETYLALSVLFSVSFIVSGISDIFFSLNNAKFLNGWGLYLVTGLLSLIMGIYLVSYPHISMSVLPFIVGFTVMFRSFQLLGISFDLKDAHVLKWGNLAIFSILGIILSFMLLANPIFSGISLVVLTGLSFIFVGIASVILAFNLKKIKDYPSKLSSELKEKIESLQNEINDRMK
- a CDS encoding 5-(carboxyamino)imidazole ribonucleotide synthase; translated protein: MKIGILGGGQLGRMLIQSALNYDDDFYTLDPASDAPCHNISNFTQGNFNDYETVLNFGKDKDVVTIEIEHVNAEALAELENQGVKVVPNSKIIKTIQQKILQKEFYKAHDIPSPEFQVVWNSDEKIMMSLPFVQKMNTGGYDGKGVQVIKTEADYQHLWKEASVIESLVDIDKELSVIVARNEKGETKTFPVTEMVADPKLNLLDFNICPVFLNEDIERQINLITEKFLNAVNSPGLFAIELFLDKDGKVWVNETAPRLHNSGHQSQEGNANSQFEQMYRVVKNLPLADTDAFGYSGMLNLVGAEGYAGKVIYEGMDEVLKLPKTYVHLYGKTETKSGRKMGHINVLADSKEELMEKLIMIKGMVKVIA
- a CDS encoding DUF1543 domain-containing protein; translated protein: MKLFYVILGATPPGRNIEQHDVFFGIAESLKDLVPDMKDFWKEADGKIHIDCHQEVKFADGYEVKIVEKRDSVSENQLYFINLGGYKKGFFEEFHEQHLMVGRSMGEIVKRVKDTEFYKTMGFEGAVSHVDDKHGVDIDDIFNVNDILPQKMKEKYSIVLEKSDTEDQKNPMGLGYLKIDKV
- a CDS encoding sulfite exporter TauE/SafE family protein gives rise to the protein MSEIIILFLGAISAGLLGSLTGLGGGVIIIPLLTLGFGVPMHYAIGASLISVVGTSSGAAVAFVKEGFTNMRIGMFLEIATTAGAIVGALVSGILNPNTIGIIFASILLLTVILNIKGKPDHQEPLIKGSLEDKLKLYGTFPDKGVIKNYSARNTIPGFFMMMFAGAMSGLLGIGSGALKVLAMDNMMKLPFKVSTTTSNFMIGVTAVASSLIYFQRGEIIPVIVAPVLVGVVVGSFIGSKTLMVSKTKKLKVFFAIVITILSLYMMYNGINQSFR
- a CDS encoding DUF1634 domain-containing protein, which encodes MRKNFTDVDLNRSVGNLLRLGVILSVIISLIGFIKLFLEGFKMPKNYSSLETGSSSEKVWSQLWDSLCKGEGMAIIQLGILVLIFTPLMRIVFALIGYLKEKDYVYVVISSIVLAIMAISFFTGYAH
- the gloA2 gene encoding SMU1112c/YaeR family gloxylase I-like metalloprotein encodes the protein MKIHHIAIIGSNYDVSKKFYTEILGLNMIREVYREERKSYKLDLAIGDHYVIELFSFPDPPKRPSRPESCGLRHLAFSVENVNEKRQELIEKGLNCEGIRIDEFTGKEFFFTQDPDQLPLEFYEM
- a CDS encoding nuclear transport factor 2 family protein; protein product: MINRIFVIAMFFSSFCFGQGSENKDIEKPIRDLFSAMKNADPNLLKSTFAETAVLQTITKGGVVKTDSINDFISTISKASKGDLDERIIVESIHVDGELASVFTPYQFYYKGKFSHCGANSFQLVKQNDKWKIQYIIDTRRKENCENIK
- a CDS encoding endonuclease/exonuclease/phosphatase family protein; translation: MWSAYLILIGLLILLTLLPKIQNQHWIFRVPEFGKIQITYFIVITFILGFFLESSEKFWYFQSALLILFVHHGSILVKYTPLYKVKKHRQHNHSSQKIHFVSANVYQFNTDYNRFVELIEKSKPEIFMTMESNGGWEKALRILEKDYPYTHKVTLENTYGMHFYSKIKIKNAVTHYFVADDIPSIEISLETEDGFSFVFFGVHPPPPSPTEEETSKERDGDLLSIAKRVKDIKIPVIVVGDFNNVAWSKSSILFRKTSHLIDPRIGRAFVSTFHAKYRLLRFPIDLMFHSEDIFIKDLKTLENFGSDHLPVYCEFFIDHHNDGQEERIEDATLEEKAEAEEMIQEGKKEDGERDAVVTED